ccggcgacccaaaacaacgacgtcgtAAAAGGGGAGATCgaagcagtcttctggtcaggccccggatacgggcacatcgcgcacctctccctagcatactactcgccaatgtccagtctcttgacaacaaggttgatgaaatctgagcaagggtagcattccagagagagatctgagactaacgttctttgcttcacggaaacatggctcactcgagagagcATCTTTctggtatgccttatgattaacgagacgtggtgtgatcataacaataTACAGGAaatcaagtccttctgttcacctgacttcgaattcctcacaatcaaatgtcaaccgcattatctaccaagggaattctcttagattataatcacagccgtatatattcccccccaagcagacacattgatgaccctgaacaaactttatttgacactatgtaaactggaaaccacatatcctgaggctgcattcattgtagctggggattttatcaaggctaatctgaaaacaagactccctaaattctatcagcatatcgattgcgcaaccagagctggtaaaaccctggttcattgttattctaacttccgcgacgcatataaggccctcccgcgccctcctttcggaaaagctgaccacgactccattttgttgcgtccagcctacagacagagactaaaacaagaagctcccgcgctcaggtctgttcaacgttgGTCAGAGCCAATctgaatccacgcttcaagactgcttcaatcacgtggattgggatattttccgcattgcgtccaacaacaacattgacgaatacgctgattcggtgagcgagttcatgagaaagtgcattgacgatgttatacccacagcaacgattaaaacattctcaaaccagaaaccgtggattgatggcagcattcgcgcgaaactgaaactgcttttaaccagggcaaggtgactggaaacatgaccgaatacaaacagtgtagctattccctccgcaaggcaatcaaacaagctaagcgtcagtatagagacaaagtagagtcacaattaaatcagaggcactgagtttgaaggtaggcgaAGGAacgccttgaaatgcatccacaggtacacctcaaattatgtcaattagcctatcagaatcttctaaagccctgacatttttcctagctgtttaaagtcaacttgtatgtgaacttctgacccactggaattgtgatacattgaattataagtgaaataatctgtctgtaaacaattgtaggaaAAATGACGTGTCaatcacaaagtagatgtcctaaccgacttgccaaaaactatagtttgttaacaagaactttggagtggttgaaaaacaagttttattgacaccaacctaagtgaatgtaaacttccgacttcaactgtattacctcaattaccccgactaactggtgcccccattgactctgtaccggttccccctttatatagcctcgctattgctaTTTTAGTGCTGCTCATTAAATATTTTATACTTATTTTTActtatcaatttttttttttacttaccaCGCATTTTTCTTAAgtacattgttggttaaaggcttgtaagtaagcatttcactgtaaggtctacacttgttgtattcggtgcatgtgacaagtaACATTTGATTTTCAaagcacttttatgactcaaagaagagtcttcaactaaggtgttttttttattttagataTCCTAGCTATGcagttgaggaactagagcaagcacacttgtagtttttgtttggaacacatccctgcatccccgccatcacacaattactgttgtttatGCAACCCAAAAACGGTCCATTATGAATCACAACGGTGCTCAAGTTCAcaacggctgtcagtcaaaacctaTACAGCACTGTGAAGCACAGtctgagctctgacatcatgttTATTAGCCTGTTACTGTGCAGCCACTGTGTACCAATTTTAAGGCACTTATCAGTACCAAAATCttccattttccatttgtttacGGGTGTAAAGGGCTACTAATACAGTCTTTGACATTTCAGAGATATACAGGTGGATATTTAGGAATCAGCATCCTATAAAACAGCACAAAGCACAATTTCCTGTGGGATTGTTATAGTAACCGCAGTGCATATGCACACTGTGGATTCTTGTTTGGGATGTCTGAGTAATGAGTTCTACCTCTCTTATGAAATATTAGCTTGTGCAATATGGGAGGAGCTTCATGGCACACTTTGCTGAAGCAGGATATTTGAGTCTAGCAAGTTTAGTCTATAGTAGGAAATGACTAGTTTGTTCAAAGCAATGTATTAATTAAGTCACACATATATTGCATGTCCTTGTGAGAATAATTGCATAAATTATATTGAATACATATTCCCCTCTGCTCTAGGTTCAAACGTATTCAAAGAGGCGTCAACCTACATTCAGTGTCAGTTTGAGGACTTGAACAAGCGTAAGGATACAAAGGAGATCTACACCCATTTCACTTGTGCTACTGACACTAAGAACGTGCAGTTTGTCTTTGACTCTGTCACTGACGTCATCATTAAAGCCAACCTGAAGGAGGTCGGCTTGTACTGAGACTCCTGCACCATCATCTCTTGTCATCATCGGGGCTGGAGTGTTTAGGAATCACACATTTACGGTGTAAATCAATCATTGCCTTATTGACAGTTAGACCATATACAGGATGGGTTTTTAGACTATAAACTGTTGCCATAATGTATGAATCCTTGGATATTTCAAAACAAGATTACATGGAGCACTTATGTGGTTTTGGTTTTCTATCTTTTTGCTGTTATGGATTCCTTAGCTATGGACTGATTTTCTGTAAAATGTCTTTAAAACATTCTGCACTTTTTAGGCTTTCAGCATTCACTGTAAAGGGTTCAAATGTATTAATTACATTGTAAATGTTGAATAAGGGATCACAACTATTATGCATTTTCTGAGTTTTGACAACTTATCTTTATAACTGTATACactgagggtacaaaacattaggagcaccttcctaatattgagttgcacccccttttgccctcggaatagcctcaatttgttggcgtatggactctacaaggtgttccacatggatgctggcccatgttgacaccaatacttccacaattgtgtcaagttggctggatgtcctttaagtgatggaccattcttgatacacacgggaaactgttgagtgtgaaaaacccagcagtgttgcagttcttggcacactactgccataccctgttcaaaggcacttaaatattttgtcttgcccattcaccctctgaatggcacacatacacaatccatgtctcaaggcttaaaaatcattctttaacctgtctcctcaccttcatctacactgatttgaagtggattaaaCAAGTGATCAATAAgcgatcatagcattcacctggtcagtctgtcatggaaagagtggATGTTCCtagtgttttgtacacttagtgtaaaTGGTCATTGCTCAACCTAAattgttgttgtggaattgtgtCCACAAGTGTTAATCAGTATTCTCGTGGGGATTTTAATGTGCTGAATTCTGATTGTTTTAATATATCACCATTCAGATCGTTACATAACACTGAAGTATTATACTAGCTCTTAGCGGACTGTAAGACATCACTTGATGTTTTAAAACCACTTTGAAAGAAAAAGCTTTTTTTAATGGTTGCCTTAacttgtattattttattttggatAGAACTATTTTGTATAAAGATTATTATGGCCTTTCGTTGAAGACAATGGCCTTAATATAAGCTAAAAGTATTTGCCTGTAAGCCATTTTAAATGCTCCTCCTTTTGAAAACAtgcttcttttttttattttaccaggtgagTTGACTGAAAATATCTTCTTATTTATAGCAAAGGCCTGGGGAAAGTTACAGAAGTCCAGAGGACAtatgaatatatttttttaaatccctcaTTATGTCGATCACAAAAGTTGTTTTGTTGAGATCACGAGAAACTATATAAATAGGAGTAGACCTATTGAATAACAGTATGACTGGGGTGGCAGAGCCCACAGTGGATCAGCGCATACGTTTTTATTGATTGCTACACTGAGGGATGGTACATTTAATACTAACCTCATGCTTTCATTTGTGTTTTGAGCTCATTATCCGTTTATAAGTTAGCTTGATAACATTCTATGTTACCTTGAGCTAAAAGCTCATGTGGCAGCTAAGCCCTCATGGTGCCTGACGGGCACCTCTGTCTCCCAGGCTGTATGCCACATCAAAGACCACAACCAATCGCATGCAAGCAACAACGCAGCTAACTTGGCTACTCTTTTGAGCGAGTTAGCTAGGTAGTCTTGTTATCTATGCTGGTTGTTAGCTTGCATAACTGATATGTGTATTGTAAGGGCCACTTTGTTTTATGGATAATATTTACATTTACAGAGTGGGTGAGCTCTAATCCTGACAGGCTGATCAGATTCAAAAGTAGCCTCCGTCTGAAACATCAGGATGCTGCCTTGTAGGTTGTTTCATAGGTAAAACTCCTTCTGTTCCATAGGTGAAGCTCCTTGCCGGCAGATTAGCAATTGGTGCATTATGCATATGATCAAGAGTGGGTGCACTCTATTCCTGGCCAGCTGATAAAATTCAGTAGTAGTGTCTGAGGCTGATCAGTCAGGATGCTGCCTTGTAGGCTGTCTGCAAGGAACCTTACATATGAAACCGCCTACAAGGCAACATCCTGATTTATCAGCCTCTAAGGCTGAAATTGAATCTGATCAGCCTGTCAGGAATGGACATCACTCACTGTAAATGTTATATTAATTTACCTTTTTATAATTATACACATCAGTTATGCAATAtaacaagttagctagctagctaacaggactacctagctaactagcGAGCTCACAAGACTAGCCTAGTTAGTTACGTTGTTCCTTGCATGAGATTGGCTGTGGTCTTCGGGGCAGCACGCAGCCTGGGAGATGCCGCTGCCTGTCAGGCAGCATTCAGGGCTTAAATGCCCCGCATTACCTTCAACGCAGCCACAGGGCTCCTTGATTAGGGGGCTATCGTGCATCTGCACATATGAATGGATGATGTGTGCTACTTTTGGTGATCTCGACAAAACAACTTTTGTTATGTAGAAATCATGAGATAAATACATAAGTCATGATCTCGGCATAAGgagggaattgtatttttattcATATGTCCTCTGGGCTTCTGTAGAAAGTTACAAAAAACATTAATAAAAATACATAGTTAACCTACAAAATATATAAGCAAGCAAAAAACTATTGCTAAATGGACATTTGAACAGTTGTCTAAATTGAACACACTGAATGTTCCTTCTTGCATTAAAATGGAATGTGGCCCAAACTTGTCTTTTAATTATTCAATAGTGTCAATTACAATCAAGATTGTAAAAGACTTGACTTATTATACCAGTAATTATCATATAGTGTCATATAAATGTTTGTTTGTATTGTATATCTCTCCACAAGGTTATATGAGTCAGTGGTTGACAACACCACCTGCAATGGGGGTTATGTCATACAACACACATTTAAGTCTTAGGTCTAACAAAGTTAATTTATTGTTTAACGGATGCCCCGTTTCACATTTCATCCCCAAACATTTTTTTGACGGGACAATtgagctcccgagtggtgcagtggtctaaggcactgtatctcagtgctaaacgcgtcactacagtccctggttcgaatccaggctgtatcacatccggccgtgattgggagtcccatagggtggcgcacaattagcccagcgtcatccgggtttggccggggtaggccgtcgttgtaaataatcatttcttaactgacttgcctagttaaataaaggttaaatacatttaaaattgtGATTCATATGAATTTAATATTTTAAATTATTCACTTTGCCCTTGTAGTATTCGGTTCGGTTGAATTCAGTTGAAGCGTGGTTAATCAAAGTAATCATTTGTAAATCGCAAACAGTAATTTTAGGAAAAAAGATTACCTGTAGCCTTCCTTTTGGATTATgtgcttgacttggacaggagctcaccggagctgagCTGAGCAccagcacctcaaatgttctaatGCTTGAGCTCTTGTTCGTCTTTATAGAATTTTAGTTCAATAGTATTGTAGGTATCCTGCACCTAAATGGTAACAGTCCAAGTCGAGCATTCATTATGTGGCTACAAAACTTAACATCAATGTAGTTCATTAGAGGGGGACCCTAACCAGGACTCAAACTGTGGTCCCTGTGAGTGTGAATTTCAAAACCATTATACAAAAAGGCAAAAATGTCTTGGTAAGGTGTTTGTATTAATGTTGTTTCGTTTTTTTTACAAGGGGTTGAAATTTTATTTTACATGTTCATATTTTTATTTGCTCGCTCAcctcacatttaaaaaaaaagtattcctTTAAACAGTAAATCAACTTTGTATGAAGGTCACATCACATATCTTTGTAGAAAAAAAAAACAAAGAATGATGACATGCGGAAATGGCAGTTGCtatgtatacatttttattttgaatgTTTATCTTTCACAAGACCGGTCAGTTACAGGTTCATTTGTCAGTAGTCAAAATGGAATATACATGCACATCactaaacatgtcactgatgttGAACATTTTCATAACGTATTCGAATATTAATGTTTAAGGTCCCCTATTTACAAAATACATTGCTAACTTGTTTTGATGGTACTTTCTTTCTTAAATTTCAGCTATTTGAACTCGCTGATTGAAATTAGCTGAATAACTTTTTACTGTGTTACATCTGGTGCGAAACAGTAAGCATATCCAAACAGAACTAGATATAAACATTAAAAATCATTGGGCAAGAACAGTGTAATTGGAAAGGACTTCACTCTGACCATGTTGAGTAAGATGGATCACTTCAAAATGTATCCTTTCATAAGTTTATCAATTGGATTCCATGAGCAGCTTTCTACACTTTCTTCAACACAAACCATTTAAGAGCCAGAAATAACCCCATAATATCTAATAAAGTACCTAATATCAAACGTGTTCATTCGGTTGTTCTTCTGACTTCTTATCCACATTTCCATCTAAAGGACATCATCCACATTGTCTCCGTGAGGAACATGTTGCCATCTTTGTTCGATTTGTTGGACATGTGTTGACTCCCTTTGGAGTAAGTTTGGGGCTGTTTTCTTAGTATTTGCCATCATTACCCATAATTTAGGGTGTTGAGTTAGGAATGAAGGGATAGTGTAGAATTGAAGAGTCTTATGACATTACAAAGCCTTCTGTTGTGCCTTCTGTTCCTACTGCTCAACTTCAACATGAATCCAAGTGAAgggaagaggggaaaaatacaaTCTGTGAGGaagaaagttttttttaaattaggcAAAAAAAAGAACATAAAAGAATAAGATGCTGAATTCCAAATTGAACCTACCCTTGAGGCACTTTAAATCTGAAAAGATTGGATGGGTGTATCCATCATGGTGAAAATTTCACCTAGTCTGAGGCAAGTCTATTATCTGATTTGTCCAAATCTAGTAGAAGTGTCTGTACAGGCTAGGCGTCGATTTGGAATTCAAGAACCAACGCAATAACTACTGTACCTCTTTGTGTATCTGCTTAGAACAGACCGCAAGATTTTAGGTTTTCTTTGATAATGATGTCTGTCACGGCTCCGAACACAATCTCCACGTTCTTTGTATCCGTGGCGCAGGTCAAGTGGGAATAGATTTCTTTGACACCCTTCTTCATGTTCAGCTCCTCAAACTGCTTCTTGATGTAGTCACTGGCATCATCATATGTGTTGGGGCCTAGTGGTAGAGAAAGCGGGCAGCTTATAAAGTGGTTCTCATTTGTTTAAAATTGTAGGTGATGAAATTGACAGTACCTATTCTGTTTATCTTGCTGCTACATCATATTGCAGAAGAAGAGACAGAACGTTTCCATCATTCCTGCTCGTGGGAAATCGTACTATGCTGTTTTTACTTGTGGTTACTCTTACCATCGTAGTCTGGGAAGCAGATGCTGAGGTGGACCTTTTTGATCTTCTCTTCAAAAAGATCCTTCTTGTTGAGGAAGAGCACAATGGAGGTGGTGGCGAAGAACCTGTGGTTGCAGATACTGTTGAACAAGTGGAGAGACTCATGCATACGGTTCTGTGGAGAAGTGTAGGAAAGTTAGGTTAAGTGCCAACAATCTCTGTTTCATCAATCCTCCCTCAGGCTGGATTAGTATAATAACTACTCTAAACCACAGATATGATCTTTCTTCCTATTTTGGGCCTTTGACTATCACACAAACACAACTCTACATGTCTTCTGTGCTTGAACTGGGGTGGTGGTATCAGGCATAGGACTGTGACGCAATCATAATGTTTAGTCATCTGAGCTATGTCCTTAGGGACTTTAACATGTGATGGGATAGTAGAGTTATGTAACCTTGTGACTGAATAATCCATTGTTTACTTCAAAGTCAGACTGGAGAAAATACTCTTCAGTTAGAATCAGAAATCATGATGCTCTTTCAATAATACCAAATTGATCACAGCGTAAAAAAGAGAACTGGAACTAAACAGTACAAAAATACAGAATTTGGGCATAAAAGGCCACAACTGTTACAAACTAATGGACCTTTCAGATGTCAACTGTAGAACCAAACCCACCACTTCATCGTCCTCTACGAGCACCATGTCATAAGCACTGAGGGCTCCGCAGAAGATGATGCAGGTTACACCCTCGAAACAATGGATCCACTTCTTTCTCTCCGACCGCTGGCCGCCCACATCAAACATCCTGTCAGAAGAGAGGTTAAAGAAGTGAGATGTTAACATCTGACTGTACAGACTTAACCGGTGATTGTGCAAAATCAAACCCAAGATCAAAGGGAATTAACACGCTACAAGGATGTATGGGAGATCCACTATTGGCCGCTTGTGGTCTCCCATGCTTGGCAAACATTCCCTCACCTGAAATGCAGCTCTTTGCAGGAGAACTGCTCCTCGATGATACCGGTTGTCTTGACTCGAGAACGCAGCACGTCCTGCTCATTGGGCAGGTAATCAGACTTTGTGATTCTGTCCAATTCTCCAAGGTAGCTGTTTAGCGAGATTTCAGTTTAGCATACATCCACACCCCCAGACCCACATAATCACTCTCACACGTACCAGCAAAGATATGACTGTCATAACAGACTATAACAGTTGCTGTGACACTCACTAGCCAGCAGAGTCATTGAGCTGATACTCGGCTGCTCTCTCGAAGGAGGCCTGGACACCACTGTCACTCCACAGCCTCTTGATGACATCAGCCAGCTCAGGGGGCATGGAGCCCTCTTCAATGGAGTCTGACAGGTTGGACAGCTTCTGCCCGTCTTCCTGCACCATGAAGTCAAATGGTGAGTTTTACCGCTACTAAAACTTAAATTTCCTTCCATTCTAAAGTAGCTAATTCGCTAAGCTAACAATGTATTGTTGTTCTTTCTATTGGAATAACATGCAATTACCAAAACTTCTGCTGGTGTGTCAATGTCTATCAGTGTGTGTCATTGTCTGTTTGGAGGATCAGAAGAGGTTAAAGATGCAGAGTGGAACTCACACTTCCTTTTGGTGATCCAAAGTCAATGGACAGCATCTCCATGCCTCTGATGATGGCCAGAGCAGACTGCAGGATGTTACCATAGATGATCGCCCTGAACTCCAATTGTTCTTCTTTGGTATAACCACCTTGATGGAGAATTCTACCCCAC
This sequence is a window from Oncorhynchus kisutch isolate 150728-3 linkage group LG1, Okis_V2, whole genome shotgun sequence. Protein-coding genes within it:
- the LOC109905340 gene encoding guanine nucleotide-binding protein G(t) subunit alpha-2-like, whose product is MGAGGSVEDKALAAKSKELEKQLAEDADKESKTVKLLLLGAGESGKSTIVKQMKILHQGGYTKEEQLEFRAIIYGNILQSALAIIRGMEMLSIDFGSPKGSEDGQKLSNLSDSIEEGSMPPELADVIKRLWSDSGVQASFERAAEYQLNDSAGYYLGELDRITKSDYLPNEQDVLRSRVKTTGIIEEQFSCKELHFRMFDVGGQRSERKKWIHCFEGVTCIIFCGALSAYDMVLVEDDEVNRMHESLHLFNSICNHRFFATTSIVLFLNKKDLFEEKIKKVHLSICFPDYDGPNTYDDASDYIKKQFEELNMKKGVKEIYSHLTCATDTKNVEIVFGAVTDIIIKENLKSCGLF